A section of the Castanea sativa cultivar Marrone di Chiusa Pesio chromosome 12, ASM4071231v1 genome encodes:
- the LOC142620336 gene encoding uncharacterized protein LOC142620336, with protein sequence MADGWTNTRHRSLINFLVYFPREMIFVKSVDALEIVKSSRNLFKFIDEVVTWVGPKNIVHMVTNNASNNVSAGKLLCEKYKTISWSPCAAHCLNLMLQDMGDMPHVDRLKKRASKVTVFIYNHVALIAWLRNRPGWTDIIHTGAIRFATTFLSFGSLHVHKHDLQALVTSKFFVDNRLARESKAKEAVSIILDNSFWDDINVLVKISSPLTRYVYKGMHRARLGIKKIFRMRKHLYKPYTSIIKNRWDKHLRKDLHAIAYWLNPTFQYDEENFCRKPAVNMAVLDHIGQKYDGDQEKIRRRWKLWSADAPNLQKLAIRILSQTSASSGCERC encoded by the exons ATGGCTGATGGTTGGACAAATACTAGACATAGGTCATTGATTAATTTCCTTGTTTATTTTCCTAGGGAAATGATATTTGTAAAATCAGTTGATGCCTTAGAGATTGTGAAGAGTTCCAGAAActtgtttaaatttattgatgaaGTAGTTACATGGGTTGGTCCAAAAAACATAGTTCACATGGTTACTAATAATGCTTCCAATAATGTTTCTGCTGGTAAATTGTTGTGTGAAAAGTATAAAACTATTAGTTGGTCTCCTTGTGCAGCACATTGCCTGAATCTTATGTTGCAAGATATGGGAGACATGCCTCACGTGGATAGACTCAAAAAACGTGCATCCAAAGTTacagtttttatttataatcatGTGGCTTTGATTGCTTGGTTGAGGAATAGACCTGGTTGGACAGATATTATACATACGGGAGCAATAAGATTTGCTACTACTTTCCTTTCATTTGGAAGCCTTCATGTGCATAAGCATGACTTGCAAGCCTTAGTGACTAGCAAGTTCTTTGTGGACAATAGATTGGCAAGAGAGTCAAAGGCAAAAGAAGCAGTTTCTATCATTTTGGATAATTCTTTTTGGGATGATATTAATGTTCTTGTCAAGATTTCATCACCACTCACTC GATATGTGTATAAGGGCATGCATAGAGCACGGTTGGGAATCAAGAAGATCTTCCGAATGAGGAAGCACTTGTACAAGCCATACAcctcaattataaaaaatcgTTGGGACAAACATTTGCGTAAAGATCTTCATGCTATTGCATACTGGTTAAATCCTACTTTTCAATATGATGAGGAGAATTTTTGTCGGAAACCAGCAGTAAATATGGCTGTTTTGGACCACATTGGGCAAAAATATGATGGTGACCAAGAAAAG ATCAGAAGAAGGTGGAAGTTGTGGAGTGCTGATGCTCCAAACTTGCAAAAATTGGCAATTAGAATCCTTAGCCAAACTTCCGCCTCTTCTGGATGTGAGCGTTGTTAG